A genomic segment from Polyangium mundeleinium encodes:
- a CDS encoding pyridoxal phosphate-dependent aminotransferase, translated as MPRKLADRLSAVAPSATLAMAAQAARLRSQGYKVYPFSVGEPDFEPPRHVLDAAQAAIDKGVSHYTAVTGTPELKAAICAATERDRGYRPAPNEITVSCGAKHALFNVALGLYEPGDEVVIPAPYWVSYPEQVRIVGATPVIVETREDQGFRMDAASLERAITERTKAIILCTPSNPTGSAYAESDLRALLDVVRRHDLWLVVDEIYADLTYDGFRHVSVPAIAEDLRSRTIVISGVSKTYAMTGWRIGWSITPPELSKVLDIVQSQSTTNAAAVAQVAAAAALSGPQDAVRDMRDAFAKRRDRMVEGLRSIPGVRCRMPEGAFYAFADVRGLYGIPYKSGTIQTDLDVAMWLLEEAHVASVAGTPFGAPGYVRFSYACSESDIDGGIEAIRAAVTAARGGG; from the coding sequence ATGCCTCGAAAGCTCGCTGATCGTCTCTCCGCCGTGGCCCCGAGCGCGACGCTCGCGATGGCCGCTCAGGCCGCTCGCCTGCGCAGCCAGGGCTACAAGGTCTACCCCTTCAGCGTCGGGGAGCCCGACTTCGAACCGCCGCGCCACGTGCTCGACGCCGCGCAGGCCGCCATCGACAAGGGCGTCTCGCACTACACGGCCGTCACGGGTACGCCCGAGCTCAAGGCCGCCATCTGCGCGGCCACCGAGCGCGACCGCGGCTACCGCCCCGCGCCGAACGAGATCACGGTGTCGTGCGGCGCGAAGCACGCGCTCTTCAACGTGGCCCTCGGCCTCTACGAGCCCGGCGACGAGGTCGTGATCCCCGCGCCGTACTGGGTGAGCTACCCCGAACAGGTCCGCATCGTCGGCGCCACGCCCGTGATCGTCGAAACGCGCGAGGACCAGGGCTTCCGCATGGATGCCGCGTCGCTCGAGCGCGCGATCACCGAGCGCACGAAGGCCATCATCCTCTGCACGCCCTCGAACCCCACGGGCTCGGCCTACGCGGAGTCGGATCTGCGCGCCCTGCTCGACGTCGTGCGCCGCCACGACCTCTGGCTCGTCGTCGACGAGATCTACGCTGACCTCACCTACGACGGCTTCCGCCACGTGTCGGTGCCCGCGATCGCCGAGGATCTACGGAGCCGTACGATCGTGATCTCGGGCGTGAGCAAGACGTACGCGATGACGGGATGGCGTATCGGCTGGAGCATCACGCCGCCGGAGCTTTCGAAGGTGCTCGACATCGTGCAGAGCCAGAGCACGACGAACGCGGCCGCCGTCGCGCAGGTCGCGGCCGCCGCCGCGCTCTCGGGCCCGCAGGACGCGGTGCGCGACATGCGCGACGCCTTTGCGAAGCGCCGCGATCGGATGGTCGAGGGCCTGCGCAGCATCCCCGGCGTGCGCTGTAGGATGCCCGAAGGGGCTTTCTACGCGTTCGCCGATGTCCGGGGCCTCTACGGCATTCCGTACAAGAGCGGCACGATCCAGACCGACCTCGACGTCGCGATGTGGCTGCTCGAAGAGGCGCACGTCGCGAGCGTGGCGGGCACGCCCTTTGGCGCGCCGGGCTACGTGCGGTTCTCGTACGCTTGCTCGGAGAGCGACATCGACGGCGGGATCGAGGCGATCCGCGCGGCCGTCACCGCGGCCCGCGGCGGCGGCTGA
- a CDS encoding GNAT family N-acetyltransferase: protein MDRTSAAALLVRAPVVHLASTTPEGEPVLRVVHGVVVGDHLLFHGAPAGEKMDVLGRRAVISAEEIVASIPSYFVDPERACPATTLYRSVQVHGTIERIEAPHRKAEMLAALMKKYQPEGGYVPIDAEHPLYKKAIAGVLVLGVSLERLDGKAKLGQNRTPVEVGRLLDLLWARGAPGDVAAVDLVRASNPAVAVPSFLEAPADATLVCAMGEGDADAATALLIGTYWCVDTTAERIRKSLLGSSAWVGARDRSGTLVGTARAIADGARRAWIYDVIVHDAWRGRGLGRALMRLLLDHPAVRSAETVLLRTRDAMGFYEPFGFRTRHVHRTEGPEIHEMILARTGANREPVCPLASARKGT from the coding sequence ATGGATCGCACGAGCGCGGCAGCGCTGCTCGTGCGCGCGCCCGTGGTGCACCTCGCCTCGACGACGCCTGAGGGCGAGCCCGTGCTGCGCGTGGTGCACGGCGTCGTCGTGGGCGATCACCTGCTCTTTCACGGCGCGCCCGCCGGCGAGAAGATGGACGTCCTCGGCAGGCGCGCGGTGATCTCGGCCGAGGAGATCGTCGCCTCGATCCCGAGTTATTTCGTCGATCCAGAGCGCGCCTGTCCGGCCACCACACTCTACCGCAGCGTGCAGGTGCACGGCACGATCGAGCGCATCGAGGCGCCGCACCGGAAGGCCGAGATGCTCGCGGCGCTCATGAAGAAGTACCAGCCCGAGGGCGGCTACGTGCCGATCGACGCCGAGCATCCGCTCTACAAGAAGGCCATCGCGGGCGTGCTCGTGCTCGGCGTCTCGCTCGAACGACTCGATGGAAAAGCGAAGCTCGGGCAGAACCGCACGCCCGTGGAGGTCGGTCGTCTCCTCGATCTGCTGTGGGCGCGGGGCGCGCCGGGCGACGTCGCGGCGGTTGATCTCGTGCGCGCGTCAAACCCCGCCGTCGCGGTGCCGTCGTTCCTCGAAGCGCCCGCGGACGCGACGCTCGTGTGTGCGATGGGGGAAGGGGATGCCGACGCGGCGACGGCCCTCCTGATCGGTACGTACTGGTGCGTGGACACGACGGCCGAGCGCATCCGGAAAAGCTTGCTTGGTTCGTCCGCCTGGGTCGGCGCGCGGGATCGTTCGGGCACGCTCGTGGGAACGGCGCGGGCGATCGCGGACGGCGCACGGCGTGCCTGGATTTACGACGTGATCGTCCACGACGCGTGGCGGGGCCGCGGGCTCGGCCGCGCGCTGATGCGGCTGCTCCTGGATCACCCGGCGGTGCGCAGCGCGGAGACGGTGCTCCTGCGCACGCGGGATGCCATGGGGTTCTACGAGCCGTTTGGCTTCCGGACGCGGCACGTGCACCGGACGGAGGGGCCGGAGATCCACGAGATGATCCTCGCGCGAACGGGAGCGAATCGAGAGCCCGTCTGTCCGCTTGCGTCGGCAAGGAAAGGCACGTAG
- the pdxR gene encoding MocR-like pyridoxine biosynthesis transcription factor PdxR produces MREYPFELALDPSPDVPLFVQITRTLIEDIRRGRLRPGAALPGSRALARSLGVHRNTVVAAYRELAAQGWVETRSATMTYVSTTMPDVPRRRASTATPGTIAARAGFELPARVSAAGWATEAPPDAIVFSGGMPDLRLLPTEVLARAYRRVLRGSARRLFEYGDARGDERLRAALADMLASVRGLGATAGDVLVTRGSQMALDLCARALLGPGDVVAVEALGYRPAWEALAQTGARLVPLPVDAEGLSIDALAALVAREPVRAVYVTPHHQYPSTALLSPARRIRLLDLARTHRMAILEDDYDHEFHYDGRPVLPLASADRAGVVVYIGTLSKILAPGLRIGFVVAPAPLVERLAAIRTFVDRQGDLALERAVAELLEDGEVQRHARRMRRIYQARRDILTEALRSSLGDAVELAPPPGGMAMWVRVAPGLDVDAWAERALARGVVIHPARRFAFDGRSRPFFRAGFAALDEREIHEGVARLRAALPTKRATRAAS; encoded by the coding sequence GTGCGCGAGTATCCCTTCGAGCTTGCCCTGGATCCCTCCCCCGACGTCCCGCTCTTCGTGCAGATCACGCGCACCCTGATCGAGGACATCCGCCGCGGGAGGCTCCGGCCCGGCGCCGCGCTCCCGGGCAGCCGCGCGCTCGCGCGATCCCTCGGCGTCCATCGCAACACCGTGGTCGCGGCGTACCGCGAGCTCGCCGCGCAAGGCTGGGTCGAGACCCGCAGCGCGACGATGACGTACGTCTCCACCACGATGCCCGACGTCCCACGGCGCCGCGCCTCGACTGCCACGCCCGGCACGATCGCGGCGCGCGCTGGCTTTGAGCTCCCGGCGCGTGTCTCTGCCGCAGGCTGGGCGACCGAGGCCCCACCCGACGCGATCGTGTTCTCCGGGGGCATGCCGGATCTGCGGCTCCTGCCCACCGAGGTGCTCGCGCGTGCGTACCGGCGTGTGCTGCGTGGATCGGCACGACGTCTCTTCGAGTACGGCGACGCGCGCGGGGACGAACGGCTTCGTGCGGCGCTCGCGGACATGCTCGCGTCCGTGCGAGGCCTCGGCGCGACGGCAGGGGACGTGCTCGTCACGCGTGGCAGCCAGATGGCGCTCGATCTCTGCGCACGCGCGTTGCTCGGGCCCGGCGACGTGGTCGCGGTGGAGGCGCTCGGATATCGCCCCGCGTGGGAAGCGCTCGCGCAGACGGGCGCGCGCCTCGTCCCGCTCCCCGTCGACGCAGAGGGGCTCTCGATCGACGCACTCGCCGCGCTCGTCGCCCGCGAACCCGTGCGCGCCGTCTACGTCACGCCGCATCACCAGTACCCGTCAACGGCCCTGCTCTCGCCGGCGCGCCGCATCCGCCTCCTCGATCTCGCGCGTACGCACCGCATGGCGATCCTCGAAGACGACTACGATCACGAGTTCCACTACGACGGCCGCCCGGTCTTGCCGCTCGCGAGCGCCGATCGCGCAGGCGTCGTCGTCTACATCGGCACACTTTCGAAAATTCTCGCGCCGGGCCTGCGCATCGGCTTCGTCGTCGCGCCCGCGCCGCTCGTGGAGCGCCTCGCCGCGATTCGCACGTTCGTCGATCGGCAAGGCGATCTCGCGCTCGAACGCGCCGTGGCCGAGCTGCTCGAAGACGGCGAGGTGCAACGCCACGCGCGCCGCATGCGCCGCATCTACCAGGCGCGGCGCGACATCCTCACGGAGGCGCTGCGGAGCAGCCTCGGCGACGCGGTCGAGCTCGCTCCGCCGCCTGGCGGCATGGCCATGTGGGTCCGTGTCGCGCCTGGGCTCGACGTCGACGCCTGGGCCGAGCGCGCCCTCGCTCGGGGCGTCGTCATCCACCCTGCACGCCGCTTCGCCTTCGACGGCCGCTCGCGCCCCTTCTTCCGGGCTGGCTTCGCCGCGCTCGACGAGCGCGAGATCCACGAGGGCGTCGCGCGCCTCCGCGCGGCCCTGCCCACGAAGCGCGCCACGCGGGCCGCTTCATGA
- a CDS encoding MlaD family protein produces MNRSRDVKVGLFVLAGLLFSALVIFLIGDERRFFSSSVKFTTTFSDVQGLKPGAPVRMGGIDIGNVKKVGYRPGQAEAVVYVELDVVKAEAERIRKDSVARVAAKGLLGDKMIEISKGKSPEAVPPGGEILSEEPTDLMGIAQGMTSKADAALGNISKMSESLADERLHQDLRGSVSSMNKLLKDVAEGDGYPRKFLTDKEEAERISRTLQNLDRASAELALTLAEVRGVVTRVKSGPGFAHDVIYGDGPQKEIAQFGAAAGEVASTLKGIRESDSFAHDVLYGGKGNGAEALANVTAMTADLRAIVADVRKGKGTVGALLVDPSIYEDVKAIVGNVSRNDILRALVRYSIKHDEKKPGVDVTPGKEEPAAQNK; encoded by the coding sequence ATGAACAGGTCGCGCGACGTCAAGGTCGGGCTCTTCGTGCTGGCGGGACTGCTCTTCTCCGCGCTCGTGATCTTCTTGATCGGCGATGAGCGGCGTTTCTTCAGCTCGTCGGTGAAGTTCACGACGACGTTCTCGGACGTGCAGGGCCTCAAGCCCGGCGCGCCGGTTCGCATGGGCGGCATCGACATCGGAAATGTGAAGAAGGTCGGCTACCGGCCGGGCCAGGCGGAGGCCGTCGTGTACGTCGAGCTCGACGTCGTGAAGGCCGAGGCCGAGCGCATCCGCAAGGACAGCGTGGCGCGTGTCGCCGCGAAGGGCCTGCTCGGCGACAAGATGATCGAGATCTCGAAGGGCAAATCGCCGGAGGCCGTGCCCCCGGGCGGCGAGATCCTGAGCGAGGAGCCCACGGATCTGATGGGCATCGCGCAGGGCATGACGTCGAAGGCCGACGCGGCGCTCGGCAACATCTCGAAGATGAGCGAGAGCCTCGCGGACGAACGCTTGCACCAGGATCTGCGCGGCAGCGTGTCGTCGATGAACAAGCTGCTCAAGGACGTGGCCGAGGGGGATGGCTACCCGAGGAAGTTCCTGACGGACAAAGAGGAAGCCGAGCGCATCTCGCGCACGCTGCAGAACCTCGATCGGGCGAGCGCGGAGCTCGCGCTCACGTTGGCCGAGGTGCGCGGCGTGGTGACGCGCGTGAAGTCGGGGCCCGGCTTCGCGCACGACGTGATCTACGGCGACGGCCCGCAGAAGGAGATCGCGCAGTTCGGCGCGGCGGCGGGCGAGGTCGCGTCCACGCTCAAGGGCATCCGCGAGAGCGACAGCTTCGCGCACGACGTGCTCTACGGCGGCAAGGGCAACGGCGCCGAGGCCCTGGCGAACGTCACGGCGATGACCGCGGATTTGCGGGCGATCGTCGCCGACGTGCGCAAGGGCAAGGGAACCGTGGGCGCGCTGCTCGTGGATCCCTCGATTTACGAGGACGTCAAAGCGATCGTCGGCAACGTGAGCCGCAACGACATTCTTCGCGCGCTCGTGCGTTACTCGATCAAGCACGACGAGAAGAAGCCGGGCGTCGACGTGACGCCGGGCAAAGAAGAGCCGGCGGCGCAGAACAAGTAG
- a CDS encoding ABC transporter ATP-binding protein, with product MSEPIIRFRDVRKAFGPKVIYRGLNLEVFPGETLTVIGGSGVGKSVMLKLLIRLLEADGGSITFHGEDITKMKEAKARLIRRRIAMLFQGAALFDSISVGENVAYGLHEHYRDEMTETQIAERVDWALSLVGLPGIEAMRPSDLSGGMKKRVGLARAIAVQPEVLLYDEPTTGLDPINTERINHLIRGLKKALDVTSIVVTHDMKSAFTISDRMAMVQAGEIILSGRVEDFQRSTDPRVKNFINGIAPVNEDVETLLRA from the coding sequence GTGAGCGAGCCGATCATCCGGTTCCGGGACGTGCGCAAGGCGTTTGGCCCGAAGGTCATCTACCGCGGCTTGAATCTCGAGGTGTTCCCCGGTGAGACGCTCACCGTCATCGGCGGCTCGGGCGTGGGCAAGAGCGTGATGCTGAAGCTCTTGATCCGCCTGCTCGAAGCCGACGGCGGCTCGATCACGTTCCACGGCGAGGACATCACGAAGATGAAGGAGGCGAAGGCACGCCTCATTCGCCGTCGGATCGCGATGCTCTTCCAGGGCGCGGCGCTCTTCGACTCGATCTCGGTGGGCGAGAACGTCGCTTATGGGCTGCACGAGCACTATCGCGACGAGATGACCGAGACGCAGATCGCCGAGCGCGTCGACTGGGCGCTCTCGCTCGTGGGGCTGCCGGGCATCGAGGCGATGCGCCCCTCGGACCTCTCGGGCGGCATGAAGAAGCGCGTCGGGCTCGCGCGGGCGATCGCGGTGCAGCCCGAGGTCTTGCTCTACGACGAACCGACGACCGGGCTCGATCCGATCAACACCGAGCGTATCAACCACCTGATCCGTGGGCTCAAGAAGGCGCTCGACGTGACGAGCATCGTGGTCACGCACGACATGAAGAGCGCGTTCACGATTTCCGACCGCATGGCCATGGTGCAGGCGGGCGAGATCATCCTGTCCGGGCGGGTCGAGGACTTCCAGCGATCCACGGATCCGCGCGTGAAGAACTTCATCAACGGCATCGCCCCGGTCAACGAGGACGTCGAGACGCTCCTCCGTGCGTGA
- the recJ gene encoding single-stranded-DNA-specific exonuclease RecJ, giving the protein MDSGRGLRYAWTSRMLSDAAWTQATDPEARGLHIPVAAANLAREGAIRDPGEASVEALELSRALGLSITVADALFRAGRRADAETRLFLDPRLAHLTPPDAMADRELSADRLARAIRAHEKVAVFGDYDCDGITSCAIVTEVLRALGGDVVPLLATRKDGSYGFNAKALERVRKTGATLLVTCDCGSSDHERLAAARSYGIETLVIDHHLVPAEPLPALAFLNPHRPECGFPFKGLASCGLALSLGAAVRRALGANLDMRQWLDLVAIGTVADVAPLVGDNRALVRAGLAVLSQGMRPGLRALAELARLDLGQGVSADDIAFRVAPRLNAPGRLDDPDLSLALLLERDSTRAAGIAATIEQLTAQRRAIQEEMIGQALREIEANGWAKEPAIVLARQGWHPGIVGIVAGRVASKFGKPTIVVALDGAGGRGSVRGPMGFPLHDALVLSRAELVGFGGHQAAAGVEVRADRVEALRALWCDAAIALGALNLGPLEGEADVRLDDRDEPAVVARDLERLEPCGQGNRAPRVLVRGAPVRVSRVIKGHLKLEIALKRHVIGAFGYELGSLSSGLSGGRVDIVGRLRRDTFRGGSAVEIRIDRVERTS; this is encoded by the coding sequence ATGGACTCCGGACGGGGGCTGCGCTACGCGTGGACCTCACGGATGCTGAGCGACGCCGCGTGGACACAGGCGACGGATCCCGAGGCGCGTGGCCTCCACATTCCGGTCGCCGCGGCGAACTTGGCGCGCGAAGGCGCGATTCGTGATCCGGGCGAGGCGTCCGTCGAGGCGCTGGAGCTCTCGCGGGCGCTCGGGCTCTCGATCACGGTCGCCGACGCCTTGTTCCGCGCGGGGCGCCGCGCCGATGCCGAGACGCGTCTTTTCCTCGATCCGCGCCTCGCCCACCTCACGCCGCCCGATGCCATGGCGGATCGCGAGCTCAGCGCCGATCGCCTCGCGCGAGCGATTCGTGCCCACGAAAAAGTCGCGGTCTTCGGCGACTACGACTGCGACGGGATCACCTCGTGCGCGATCGTGACCGAGGTGCTCCGCGCGCTCGGCGGTGACGTCGTGCCGCTGCTCGCGACGCGCAAGGACGGGAGCTACGGCTTCAACGCGAAGGCGCTCGAGCGCGTGCGGAAGACGGGCGCGACACTGCTCGTCACCTGCGACTGTGGATCGAGTGATCACGAGCGGCTCGCCGCGGCGAGGAGCTACGGCATCGAGACGCTCGTGATCGATCACCACCTCGTGCCCGCGGAGCCCTTGCCTGCGCTCGCGTTCTTGAACCCGCATCGACCCGAGTGCGGCTTTCCGTTCAAGGGGCTCGCGTCGTGCGGGCTCGCGCTCTCGCTCGGCGCGGCGGTGCGGCGGGCGCTCGGCGCGAACCTCGACATGCGGCAGTGGCTCGATCTCGTGGCGATCGGGACCGTGGCCGACGTGGCGCCGCTCGTCGGCGACAACCGCGCGCTCGTGCGGGCGGGGCTCGCGGTGCTCAGCCAGGGCATGCGGCCGGGCCTGCGGGCCTTGGCCGAGCTCGCGCGGCTGGATCTCGGCCAAGGCGTGAGCGCGGACGACATCGCGTTCCGCGTCGCGCCGCGCCTCAACGCGCCGGGCAGGCTCGACGATCCAGATCTCTCGCTCGCGCTCCTGCTCGAACGCGACAGCACGCGCGCGGCCGGGATCGCGGCGACGATCGAGCAACTCACGGCGCAGCGGCGCGCGATCCAGGAGGAGATGATCGGGCAGGCCCTGCGCGAGATCGAGGCGAACGGCTGGGCGAAGGAGCCGGCGATCGTGCTCGCGCGCCAGGGGTGGCACCCGGGGATCGTGGGGATCGTGGCGGGCCGTGTGGCGTCGAAGTTCGGAAAGCCCACGATCGTCGTGGCGCTCGACGGCGCTGGGGGGCGCGGATCGGTGCGCGGGCCGATGGGGTTTCCGCTACACGATGCGCTCGTGCTTTCGCGCGCTGAGCTCGTCGGGTTCGGCGGGCATCAGGCCGCGGCGGGCGTCGAGGTGCGGGCGGATCGGGTCGAGGCGCTGCGCGCGCTCTGGTGCGACGCGGCGATCGCGCTCGGCGCGCTGAACCTGGGCCCGCTCGAAGGGGAAGCGGACGTGCGCCTCGACGATCGCGACGAGCCGGCCGTGGTGGCGCGTGATCTCGAGCGGCTCGAGCCTTGCGGGCAGGGCAACCGGGCGCCGCGGGTGCTCGTGCGTGGGGCGCCGGTGCGCGTCTCGCGCGTGATCAAGGGCCACCTCAAGCTGGAGATCGCGCTCAAGCGGCACGTGATCGGCGCGTTCGGGTACGAGCTCGGGTCCCTTTCGAGTGGCCTGTCGGGCGGGCGCGTGGACATCGTGGGTCGGCTCCGGCGCGACACGTTCCGGGGCGGCAGCGCGGTCGAGATCCGCATCGATCGCGTCGAGCGAACGAGCTAG
- the secF gene encoding protein translocase subunit SecF has protein sequence MEFIKPGRQFDFMGKRWLFIGLSALLLLASIVTFFKPGPHLGTDFKGGTELEVAFLKATEAGDVRAAVESLGFEAPDVIRVKDSGAEDTHRYLIRVQEVSALGEEQKDAIRQKLCTLPEGTAPSADFEARCPANARASEIKFSPGGDKVTMRYEVEPDLAAIRAQLTGIPGVELRTGENNPVVVSARDHKVEAQLKSRGDQLLDGLRGKLGADRVPERALRVEWIGPKAGAQLRDAAIKSVAIAIVFIMAYIAFRFDLRFAPGGILALVHDVGIALGAMIVTHREITLSTVAAMLTIVGYSITDTVVVYDRIRENLTKHRNMSFSAIINLSISEMLGRTIITSGVTALSMVCFLVWGTGVIKDFAFALLIGILVGTYSSIYVAAPFTEWIDRRFFGGQATAQKKITRTKAVKRADAVV, from the coding sequence ATGGAATTCATCAAGCCTGGACGACAGTTCGATTTCATGGGCAAGCGCTGGCTGTTCATCGGCCTCAGCGCGCTGCTCCTGCTCGCCTCGATCGTCACCTTCTTCAAGCCGGGGCCCCACCTCGGCACGGACTTCAAGGGCGGCACGGAGCTCGAGGTCGCCTTCCTCAAGGCGACGGAGGCGGGCGACGTCCGCGCGGCCGTCGAGTCGCTCGGCTTCGAAGCGCCGGACGTCATCCGCGTGAAGGACAGCGGGGCCGAGGACACGCACCGCTACCTGATCCGCGTGCAAGAGGTCAGCGCCCTCGGCGAGGAGCAGAAAGACGCGATCCGGCAGAAGCTCTGCACCCTGCCCGAGGGCACGGCGCCGAGCGCGGATTTCGAGGCGCGCTGCCCCGCGAACGCGCGCGCCAGCGAGATCAAGTTCAGCCCCGGCGGCGACAAGGTCACGATGCGCTACGAGGTCGAGCCCGACCTCGCGGCCATCCGGGCCCAGCTCACGGGCATCCCGGGCGTGGAGCTGCGCACGGGCGAGAACAACCCCGTCGTGGTGAGCGCGCGTGACCACAAGGTCGAGGCGCAGCTCAAGTCGCGTGGTGATCAGCTCCTCGACGGTCTGCGCGGCAAGCTCGGCGCCGACCGCGTGCCCGAGCGCGCCCTGCGCGTCGAGTGGATCGGCCCCAAGGCAGGCGCGCAGCTCCGCGACGCGGCCATCAAGAGCGTCGCGATCGCGATCGTGTTCATCATGGCCTACATCGCGTTCCGGTTCGATCTCCGGTTCGCGCCCGGCGGCATCCTCGCCCTCGTCCACGACGTCGGCATCGCGCTCGGGGCCATGATCGTCACGCACCGCGAGATCACGCTCTCCACGGTCGCCGCGATGCTCACCATCGTTGGTTACTCGATCACGGACACAGTCGTCGTCTACGACCGTATCCGCGAGAACCTGACGAAGCACCGGAACATGTCGTTCTCGGCGATCATCAACCTGTCGATCTCCGAGATGCTCGGCCGGACGATCATCACCTCCGGCGTGACGGCGCTCTCGATGGTGTGCTTCCTCGTGTGGGGCACCGGCGTCATCAAGGATTTCGCCTTCGCCCTGCTCATCGGCATCCTGGTCGGCACGTACTCGTCGATCTATGTCGCCGCACCGTTCACCGAGTGGATCGACCGCAGGTTCTTCGGCGGCCAGGCGACGGCCCAGAAGAAGATCACCCGCACGAAGGCCGTCAAGCGCGCCGACGCGGTGGTCTAG